The Triticum aestivum cultivar Chinese Spring chromosome 7B, IWGSC CS RefSeq v2.1, whole genome shotgun sequence genome window below encodes:
- the LOC123159084 gene encoding uncharacterized protein → MTAAIFGTRIGHLGNDVRKKLKAAYTLVEQLYTGAQRIITTASHNNPAPSLIQDTLNMLSMLPARMEELKKSTTRTGAINALIRAKAWVPDFDPVEASQGYPSLKEDGSEFNEEDLRAINRAVRPLACQLAEEADLTHYQA, encoded by the exons atgaccgctGCGATCTTTG gcacacgcatcGGGCACTTGGGAaacgatgtgcggaagaaactgaaggctgcctacaccttagtggaacaattatataccggagcccagcggatcatcaccacagcctctcataacaacccggcaccttctttaatccaggacactcttaacatgttgtcgatgcttccggcgcggatggaggagctgaagaaatctactactcgaaccggagctattaacgccttgatccgggcaaaggcatgggtgccagatttcgaccctgtggaagcatctcaaggctatcccagcctgaaggaagatggctctgaattcaacgaagaggatttaagggcaataaaccgtgcagtgcgccctctggcttgtcagctagctgaagaggcagacttgacgcattatcaagcataa